Proteins from a genomic interval of Sugiyamaella lignohabitans strain CBS 10342 chromosome C, complete sequence:
- the HSH49 gene encoding Hsh49p (U2-snRNP associated splicing factor; similar to the mammalian splicing factor SAP49; proposed to function as a U2-snRNP assembly factor along with Hsh155p and binding partner Cus1p; contains two RNA recognition motifs (RRM); GO_component: GO:0005686 - U2 snRNP [Evidence IDA] [PMID 15565172]; GO_component: GO:0005686 - U2 snRNP [Evidence IDA] [PMID 16314500]; GO_component: GO:0071004 - U2-type prespliceosome [Evidence IDA] [PMID 16618970]; GO_component: GO:0005634 - nucleus [Evidence IEA,IEA]; GO_function: GO:0003723 - RNA binding [Evidence IEA]; GO_function: GO:0003723 - RNA binding [Evidence IDA] [PMID 9436903]; GO_function: GO:0003676 - nucleic acid binding [Evidence IEA]; GO_function: GO:0000166 - nucleotide binding [Evidence IEA]; GO_process: GO:0006397 - mRNA processing [Evidence IEA]; GO_process: GO:0000398 - mRNA splicing, via spliceosome [Evidence IPI] [PMID 16314500]; GO_process: GO:0000398 - mRNA splicing, via spliceosome [Evidence IMP,IPI] [PMID 9436903]): MSNRLARAGERNPALTVYVGNLHEEVDEELLYELGIQAGPVVNVHIPLDRVNGKNSGFGFLEYRSEKDVDYAAQILNGIMLFGQPLRVNKSQQEKANSIDVGAQVFVGSLDPLVDEKTLSDTFSVFGRLIRPATIMRDENGRSRGFGFISFADFESSDRAIESMNDQYLMNRKVQLNYAFKKDGKGERHGDEAERLLAAEAKKHNYSLTLGEGGVSSPGNSSIPKGPRASHSSRDDGPESDSDGDVLNDLSQSKKPRNRGRKRQPRTKHRDDLSGANAIPTGPKRG; encoded by the coding sequence ATGTCGAACAGGTTGGCAAGGGCTGGAGAGCGGAACCCGGCTCTGACGGTGTATGTGGGTAATCTGCACGAGGAAGTGGATGAGGAGCTATTGTATGAACTGGGAATTCAGGCCGGTCCGGTCGTTAATGTTCATATACCACTGGATCGTGTCAATGGAAAGAACTCGGGATTCGGGTTTCTCGAGTATCGGTCGGAGAAAGACGTCGACTATGCTGCTCAGATCTTGAATGGAATCATGCTGTTTGGCCAGCCGCTACGAGTAAACAAGTCTCAGCAGGAAAAAGCCAATTCTATTGATGTCGGAGCTCAAGTGTTTGTTGGATCTCTGGATCCTCTGGTCGACGAGAAAACCCTGTCCGATACTTTTTCTGTATTCGGAAGACTCATACGTCCTGCTACGATTATGAGAGATGAAAATGGACGGTCTCGTGGGTTCGGATTCATATCATTTGCAGATTTCGAGTCGTCGGACCGGGCTATAGAGTCCATGAACGACCAGTATCTCATGAACAGAAAAGTCCAACTCAACTACGCATTCAAAAAAGACGGTAAAGGTGAACGTCATGGTGACGAGGCCGAACGATTACTGGCTGCTGAAGCCAAAAAACACAATTACAGTTTAACTCTGGGTGAAGGAGGTGTATCTAGCCCGGGAAATTCCAGCATCCCCAAAGGCCCACGAGCGTCACATTCTTCCCGCGACGACGGACCAGAAAGTGACAGCGACGGAGACGTGCTCAACGACCTCTCCcaatcaaaaaaaccacGAAACCGCGGCCGTAAACGACAGCCACGAACCAAACACCGCGACGACCTCAGCGGCGCCAACGCCATCCCCACAGGCCCGAAACGGGgttga
- the ERB1 gene encoding Erb1p (Constituent of 66S pre-ribosomal particles; forms a complex with Nop7p and Ytm1p that is required for maturation of the large ribosomal subunit; required for maturation of the 25S and 5.8S ribosomal RNAs; homologous to mammalian Bop1; GO_component: GO:0070545 - PeBoW complex [Evidence IDA,IPI] [PMID 16287855]; GO_component: GO:0005730 - nucleolus [Evidence IEA,IEA]; GO_component: GO:0005730 - nucleolus [Evidence IDA] [PMID 14562095]; GO_component: GO:0005654 - nucleoplasm [Evidence IEA]; GO_component: GO:0005634 - nucleus [Evidence IEA,IEA]; GO_component: GO:0005634 - nucleus [Evidence IDA] [PMID 14562095]; GO_component: GO:0030687 - preribosome, large subunit precursor [Evidence IEA]; GO_component: GO:0030687 - preribosome, large subunit precursor [Evidence IDA] [PMID 11583614]; GO_component: GO:0030687 - preribosome, large subunit precursor [Evidence IDA] [PMID 17443350]; GO_component: GO:0030687 - preribosome, large subunit precursor [Evidence IDA] [PMID 23212245]; GO_function: GO:0003674 - molecular_function [Evidence ND]; GO_function: GO:0043021 - ribonucleoprotein complex binding [Evidence IEA]; GO_process: GO:0000466 - maturation of 5.8S rRNA from tricistronic rRNA transcript (SSU-rRNA, 5.8S rRNA, LSU-rRNA) [Evidence IEA]; GO_process: GO:0000463 - maturation of LSU-rRNA from tricistronic rRNA transcript (SSU-rRNA, 5.8S rRNA, LSU-rRNA) [Evidence IEA]; GO_process: GO:0006364 - rRNA processing [Evidence IEA,IEA]; GO_process: GO:0006364 - rRNA processing [Evidence IMP] [PMID 11522832]; GO_process: GO:0042273 - ribosomal large subunit biogenesis [Evidence IEA]; GO_process: GO:0042273 - ribosomal large subunit biogenesis [Evidence IPI] [PMID 16287855]; GO_process: GO:0042254 - ribosome biogenesis [Evidence IEA,IEA]), which produces MAKRKASELKQAESRVDSAKTKDEEEDVLALSGGLVAESDDDSDAEDRELEKLLGEEADEEDENEDDEEEEENEDEDDEEEDDEDEEEDEEDVDPRILKDLENIKFRSLSDDSEDESNVRYEPGSDGKLRPIRPEIDPVYDSDDTDGEETNTIGNIPISAYDKLPHIGYDIDGKRVMRPASASALDTLLESIDLPEGWTGLLDKNTGGGLKLSAEELDLIKKIQRGENPDDSVNPYEDTIEYFSSQTEVMPLTAIPEPKRRFIPSKHEAKRVMKIVRAIREGRIVLKSAEEKAKELEEATHYDIWADNADEIPDHIMTLRAPKLPPPTHDESYNPPEEYLPDEEEIEQWKNMDPADRERNYVPKKYGSLRRVPGYSEGVRERFERSLDLYLAPRVRRQKLNIDPDSLIPDLPSPKDLRPFPIKCATIFRGHVGKVRSVSFDPSGQFVATGGDDGTVRVWELLTGRELWRLDVLKHDNYDNQDESDDEDDEDQMKERASGEDHVEAVEWNPQTGTGLLAISAGENIYLVVPPVFDVEIENRGREIIEAGWGYASNGASGPSQVKSKDLREDGDDDEDEVEAAAAEAKKKIFAKWTKPVAKLSDNGVGVVVRCKRTVKKLSWHRRGDYFVTVSPEGANSAVLIHQLSKHSSQSPFRKSKGIVQDAMFHPFRPHLYVGTQRYVRIYDLAAQVLTKKLLPGVRWLSSFDIHPRGDNVITSSYDKRMTWHDLDLSSKPYKTLRYHEKAVRDVSFHKGGLPLFCSASDDGNINVFHGSVYDDMMKNPLLVPLKVLKGHEIKNSLGILNVVWHPKEAWLLSAGADGTARLWTA; this is translated from the coding sequence ATGGCGAAGAGAAAGGCCTCTGAGTTGAAGCAGGCCGAGTCGCGTGTCGACTCGGCTAAGACCAAGGACGAGGAGGAGGATGTTTTGGCGCTTAGCGGCGGTTTGGTTGCTGAGAGCGACGACGATAGCGACGCTGAAGACCGTGAACTTGAGAAGCTTCTCGGTGAGGAggctgatgaagaagacgaaaatgaagatgatgaagaagaagaagagaacgaggatgaggacgacgaggaggaagacgatgaagatgaggaggaagatgaggaagatgtCGACCCTCGTATTCTAAAGGATTTGGAGAACATCAAGTTCAGATCTTTGTCGGATGATTCAGAGGACGAGTCGAATGTAAGGTATGAACCTGGTTCGGATGGCAAATTAAGACCCATCCGTCCTGAGATCGATCCTGTTTATGACAGTGACGACACAGATGGCGAGGAAACCAATACAATTGGCAATATCCCTATATCTGCCTATGATAAGCTACCTCATATTGGTTACGATATTGACGGTAAACGGGTCATGAGACCTGCCAGTGCTAGTGCTCTGGATACTCTTTTGGAGTCGATTGACCTGCCAGAAGGTTGGACTGGATTGTTGGACAAGAATACTGGTGGTGGCTTGAAGCTATCAGCCGAGGAGTTGGATCTCATTAAGAAGATTCAAAGAGGTGAGAACCCCGACGACTCGGTCAATCCATATGAAGATACTATTGAGTACTTCTCTAGTCAGACCGAGGTTATGCCTTTAACGGCCATCCCAGAACCCAAGAGAAGATTCATTCCCTCTAAACACGAGGCCAAGCGGGTCATGAAGATTGTCCGTGCTATTCGTGAGGGTAGAATCGTGCTCAAGTCTGCCGAAGAAAAGGCCAAAGAGTTGGAAGAGGCCACTCATTATGATATTTGGGCTGATAACGCTGATGAGATTCCTGATCACATCATGACGTTACGAGCTCCCAAACTCCCCCCTCCTACACATGACGAATCTTATAACCCTCCTGAGGAATATCTTCCTGACGAGGAAGAGATTGAGCAGTGGAAAAATATGGACCCTGCCGACAGAGAGAGAAACTATGTTCCCAAGAAATACGGTTCTCTGAGAAGAGTTCCCGGTTATAGTGAGGGTGTTCGTGAAAGATTCGAGCGTTCTCTGGACTTGTATCTGGCTCCACGTGTTCGTAGACAGAAGCTTAATATCGATCCTGACTCCTTGATCCCAGATCTTCCATCCCCAAAGGATCTACGTCCTTTCCCCATCAAATGTGCTACTATTTTCAGAGGTCATGTTGGCAAGGTTCGATCCGTTAGTTTCGACCCTTCAGGACAATTTGTTGccactggtggtgatgatggtaCTGTCAGAGTTTGGGAACTGCTCACTGGTCGTGAGTTGTGGAGACTGGATGTTCTTAAACATGATAACTACGATAACCAAGATGAgtctgatgatgaggatgatgaggatCAAATGAAGGAGCGTGCCAGCGGCGAAGACCACGTTGAGGCTGTGGAGTGGAATCCTCAAACCGGCACTGGTTTACTAGCTATTTCTGCTGGTGAGAATATATATCTTGTTGTTCCACCGGTATTCGACGTcgaaattgaaaatagaGGTCGCGAGATCATTGAAGCAGGTTGGGGATACGCCAGTAACGGAGCTAGTGGCCCATCTCAAGTCAAGAGCAAAGATCTTAGGGAAGAtggtgacgatgatgaagacgaggttgaggctgctgctgccgaagctaagaagaagattttcGCTAAATGGACCAAACCTGTTGCCAAGCTGTCTGATAATGGTGTTGGTGTCGTGGTGAGATGCAAGAGGACTGTCAAGAAGCTGTCATGGCACCGACGTGGTGACTATTTTGTCACTGTATCGCCGGAAGGTGCCAACTCGGCTGTTCTTATTCACCAGCTTTCTAAACACTCTTCACAATCCCCATTCCGTAAATCAAAGGGTATTGTACAAGATGCTATGTTCCATCCTTTCCGTCCCCATCTGTACGTTGGAACACAGCGTTATGTGCGTATCTACGACTTGGCTGCTCAAGTTCTTACCAAGAAGTTGTTGCCTGGTGTGAGATGGCTCAGTTCCTTCGACATTCACCCTCGTGGTGACAACGTCATTACATCTTCATATGATAAGCGTATGACCTGGCatgatctggatctgtcGTCCAAGCCATATAAAACTCTACGATACCACGAAAAGGCTGTCAGAGACGTTAGCTTCCACAAGGGTGGCCTACCGTTGTTCTGTTCTGCCTCTGACGATGGTAACATCAACGTTTTCCATGGCTCTGTCTACGACGACATGATGAAGAACCCACTATTAGTACCGCTGAAGGTTCTCAAGGGCCAcgagatcaagaatagTTTGGGAATTCTCAACGTCGTGTGGCACCCCAAAGAAGCTTGGCTCCTCAGTGCTGGTGCCGATGGTACCGCTCGGTTGTGGACCGCTTAA
- the MSS4 gene encoding 1-phosphatidylinositol-4-phosphate 5-kinase (Phosphatidylinositol-4-phosphate 5-kinase; involved in actin cytoskeleton organization and cell morphogenesis; multicopy suppressor of stt4 mutation; GO_component: GO:0005634 - nucleus [Evidence IDA] [PMID 9624177]; GO_component: GO:0005886 - plasma membrane [Evidence IDA] [PMID 9624177]; GO_function: GO:0016308 - 1-phosphatidylinositol-4-phosphate 5-kinase activity [Evidence IEA]; GO_function: GO:0016308 - 1-phosphatidylinositol-4-phosphate 5-kinase activity [Evidence IDA] [PMID 9624177]; GO_function: GO:0016308 - 1-phosphatidylinositol-4-phosphate 5-kinase activity [Evidence IDA] [PMID 9624178]; GO_function: GO:0005524 - ATP binding [Evidence IEA]; GO_function: GO:0016301 - kinase activity [Evidence IEA]; GO_function: GO:0000166 - nucleotide binding [Evidence IEA]; GO_function: GO:0016307 - phosphatidylinositol phosphate kinase activity [Evidence IEA]; GO_function: GO:0016740 - transferase activity [Evidence IEA]; GO_process: GO:0031321 - ascospore-type prospore assembly [Evidence IGI] [PMID 19502581]; GO_process: GO:0046488 - phosphatidylinositol metabolic process [Evidence IEA]; GO_process: GO:0046854 - phosphatidylinositol phosphorylation [Evidence IDA] [PMID 9624177]; GO_process: GO:0046854 - phosphatidylinositol phosphorylation [Evidence IDA] [PMID 9624178]; GO_process: GO:0016310 - phosphorylation [Evidence IEA]) — protein sequence MGTFFLTNGDYRPSNGTHKVPRRPVLSDVHCGISVPKYGACAQQENRRPARRSAFAYHKVLILECSDDSGVSVGSDETLNEPTVWKPIDIVAEQTYCEFAPIYNDDDNSSEWSFETGDEAAFTTRQIETAWSEEDTEATWSAPAASWALSGCPIETDENEYTPESHGEVTLVESPSETSRSDLAESEEITPAKMAETPCAIADITTSSSSIDSLIAEIISVATLYKDLPQLIVSGGLQADSEFELLKTAPLALSKPITHTPSDDLVIQVEEVDKSKTPLLLTRAKAKLTSFSGRTAPITKSTLMFNGVQTAVYATPLSSHETLTMENKKYRLDGGAIIKAYSPIVYQSIRSLCGIDCHEFLNSFVLQSDLTKTKSPGKSGSDFLFTPDGKYIIKTIKRKEHNVIANSEFLADYYNHMKAHPSTQLPFYLGNYTLVAGGKKTHFIIMKNLLQKETQLIYDLKGSTHDRRAGPRKDNRGRVVFKDLDWTDKHEAISMSREDRDKLLVQVSEDVEFLKRHNIMDYSLLVGLQSGTRTCQQPVIGMIDTLCPFSWRKKAETISKSLIFGSSAIDVVHPSKYGARFLNFVQSAVVPGPDRSVSIRC from the coding sequence atgggtACCTTTTTCCTTACCAACGGTGATTATCGTCCTTCTAATGGAACCCACAAGGTCCCTCGTCGTCCTGTTTTGAGTGACGTCCATTGCGGTATCTCTGTACCCAAGTATGGTGCTTGTGCACAACAAGAGAACCGTCGTCCTGCCAGAcgttctgcttttgcttatcACAAGGTTTTGATCCTTGAATGTTCCGATGACTCTGGTGTCTCGgttggatctgatgagACCCTCAACGAACCCACCGTTTGGAAACcgattgatattgttgctgaACAAACTTATTGTGAGTTTGCTCCCATTTacaatgatgatgacaactCCTCTGAGTGGTCTTTTGAGACTGGAGACGAGGCTGCCTTTACCACCCGCCAAATTGAAACTGCCTGGTCCGAGGAAGACACCGAGGCTACCTGGTCGgcccctgctgcctcttggGCTCTATCTGGTTGCCCTATTGAAactgatgagaatgaataTACTCCTGAGTCCCATGGCGAAGTTACATTGGTTGAGTCGCCTTCGGAGACCTCTCGCAGCGATTTGGCTGAATCTGAGGAAATCACTCCTGCAAAGATGGCTGAGACTCCTTGCGCTATTGCTGACATCACTACCAGCAGTTCTTCTATTGACAGCCTTATTGCTGAGATTATTTCCGTTGCAACCTTGTACAAGGACTTGCCacaattgattgtttctggtggccTTCAAGCTGACTCAGAGTTCGAGCTTCTCAAGACAGCTCCATTGGCTCTATCTAAGCCCATTACTCACACTCCCTCTGACGATTTGGTCATTCAGGTTGAGGAAGTCGACAAGTCCAAGACaccattgttgttgacaagaGCCAAAGCAAAGCTGACTTCTTTTAGTGGACGCACTGCCCCTATTACGAAATCCACTCTCATGTTTAATGGAGTTCAAACAGCCGTCTATGCTACTCCCCTTAGTAGCCATGAGACCCTCACTatggagaacaagaaatacagacttgatggtggtgccaTTATTAAGGCCTATTCGCCTATTGTTTATCAGAGCATCCGCTCCCTTTGTGGAATTGACTGTCATGAGTTTTTGAACTCGTTTGTTTTGCAGTCtgacttgaccaagactAAATCTCCTGGCAAATCTGGAtccgatttcttgtttacaCCTGATGGCAAGTACATTATTAAGACCATCAAGCGCAAGGAGCACAACGTCATTGCTAATTCGGAATTTTTGGCCGATTATTACAATCATATGAAGGCCCACCCCAGTACTCAGCTCCCTTTCTATCTTGGAAACTACAcccttgttgctggtggaaagaagactcaCTTTATcattatgaagaatttgcttcagaaggaaactcaattgatttACGACCTCAAGGGATCGACCCATGACCGACGTGCTGGACCTAGAAAAGACAATCGTGGTCGTGTAGTGTTCAAGGATCTTGACTGGACTGACAAACATGAGGCTATCTCCATGAGTCGAGAGGATCGAGACAAGTTATTGGTTCAAGTTTCAGAGGATGTCGAGTTTTTGAAGCGACACAATATCATGGATTATTCATTATTGGTAGGACTTCAGAGTGGCACTCGCACTTGTCAACAACCTGTCATTGGTATGATTGATACCCTTTGCCCCTTTAGTTGGCGCAAGAAAGCGGAGACCATTTCCAAATCACTAATCTTTGGAAGCTCCGCTATTGACGTTGTTCACCCTTCGAAGTATGGAGCGAGATTCCTCAATTTCGTTCAATCTGCTGTGGTACCTGGACCTGACAGATCAGTGTCTATTCGTTGTTAA
- the ILV5 gene encoding ketol-acid reductoisomerase (Acetohydroxyacid reductoisomerase and mtDNA binding protein; involved in branched-chain amino acid biosynthesis and maintenance of wild-type mitochondrial DNA; found in mitochondrial nucleoids; GO_component: GO:0042645 - mitochondrial nucleoid [Evidence IDA] [PMID 10869431]; GO_component: GO:0005739 - mitochondrion [Evidence IEA,IEA]; GO_component: GO:0005739 - mitochondrion [Evidence IDA] [PMID 14576278]; GO_component: GO:0005739 - mitochondrion [Evidence IDA] [PMID 16823961]; GO_component: GO:0005739 - mitochondrion [Evidence IDA] [PMID 18193418]; GO_function: GO:0050662 - coenzyme binding [Evidence IEA]; GO_function: GO:0003690 - double-stranded DNA binding [Evidence IDA] [PMID 18023287]; GO_function: GO:0004455 - ketol-acid reductoisomerase activity [Evidence IEA,IEA]; GO_function: GO:0004455 - ketol-acid reductoisomerase activity [Evidence IMP] [PMID 14124940]; GO_function: GO:0004455 - ketol-acid reductoisomerase activity [Evidence IMP] [PMID 3027658]; GO_function: GO:0046872 - metal ion binding [Evidence IEA]; GO_function: GO:0016491 - oxidoreductase activity [Evidence IEA,IEA]; GO_function: GO:0016616 - oxidoreductase activity, acting on the CH-OH group of donors, NAD or NADP as acceptor [Evidence IEA]; GO_process: GO:0009082 - branched-chain amino acid biosynthetic process [Evidence IEA,IEA]; GO_process: GO:0009082 - branched-chain amino acid biosynthetic process [Evidence IMP] [PMID 14124940]; GO_process: GO:0008652 - cellular amino acid biosynthetic process [Evidence IEA,IEA]; GO_process: GO:0009097 - isoleucine biosynthetic process [Evidence IEA]; GO_process: GO:0000002 - mitochondrial genome maintenance [Evidence IGI] [PMID 18826960]; GO_process: GO:0000002 - mitochondrial genome maintenance [Evidence IMP] [PMID 7621838]; GO_process: GO:0055114 - oxidation-reduction process [Evidence IEA,IEA]; GO_process: GO:0009099 - valine biosynthetic process [Evidence IEA]) → MSSKMLRTAARAARNARIATAPSEKRAFSALAKAAIARPTIAATTRVASGVASVEARRGLKQINFGGTEETVYERADWPREKLLDYFKNDTLALIGYGSQGHGQGLNLRDNGLNVIVGVRKDGASWQQAIDDGWVPGTNLFDVNEAINKGTIVMNLLSDAAQSETWPQIKPLLTEGKTLYFSHGFSPVFKDLTKVDTPKNIDVILVAPKGSGRTVRTLFKEGRGINSSYAVWQDVTGKAEEKAQALAVAVGSGYVYKTTFEREVHSDLYGERGCLMGGIHGMFLAQYEVLRERGHSPSEAFNETVEEATQSLYPLIGKYGMDYMYDACSTTARRGALDWSPRFKDALKPVFNQLYDSVLDGSETKRSLEFNSQKDYREKFEKELQEIRDLEIWRVGKEVRKLRPENN, encoded by the coding sequence ATGAGCTCGAAAATGTTAAGAACCGCAGCCCGTGCTGCTCGTAACGCCAGAATTGCTACTGCTCCTTCTGAGAAGAGAGCTTTCTCTGCCCTTGCCAAGGCTGCCATTGCTCGTCCTACCATTGCTGCTACCACTCGTGTTGCTTCGGGTGTTGCTTCTGTTGAGGCTCGTCGTGGTCTtaaacaaatcaacttCGGTGGTACTGAGGAGACTGTTTACGAGAGAGCTGACTGGCCTCGTGAGAAGCTTTTGGACTACTTCAAGAACGACACCTTGGCTCTTATTGGTTACGGATCTCAAGGTCACGGTCAAGGTCTTAACCTCCGTGACAATGGTCTTAACGTCATTGTTGGTGTCCGTAAGGATGGTGCTTCTTGGCAACAAGCTATTGACGACGGTTGGGTCCCTGGTACCAACCTTTTCGACGTCAATGAGGCCATTAACAAGGGTACTATTGTTATGAACTTGCTCTCTGATGCCGCTCAATCTGAGACCTGGCCTCAAATCAAGCCTCTTCTTACTGAGGGTAAGACTCTTTACTTCTCACACGGTTTCTCTCCTGTTTTCAAGGACTTGACCAAGGTTGACACTCCTAAGAACATTGACGTTATTCTTGTCGCTCCTAAGGGTTCTGGCCGTACTGTTCGTACTCTTTTCAAGGAGGGTCGTGGTATCAACTCTTCTTACGCTGTCTGGCAAGACGTTACTGGCAAGGCCGAGGAGAAGGCTCAAGCCCTTGCTGTCGCCGTTGGTTCTGGTTATGTTTACAAGACCACTTTCGAGAGAGAGGTCCACTCTGACCTTTACGGTGAGAGAGGTTGTTTGATGGGTGGTATCCATGGTATGTTCCTTGCTCAATACGAGGTTCTCCGTGAGCGTGGCCACTCTCCTTCTGAGGCTTTCAACGAGACTGTTGAGGAGGCCACCCAATCTCTTTACCCCTTGATTGGTAAGTACGGTATGGACTACATGTACGACGCCTGTTCTACTACCGCCAGACGTGGTGCCCTTGACTGGTCCCCCAGATTCAAGGACGCCCTCAAGCCCGTCTTCAACCAACTCTACGACTCTGTCCTTGATGGTTCCGAGACCAAGAGATCGCTCGAATTCAACTCTCAAAAGGACTACCGTGAGAAGTTCGAGAAGGAGCTCCAAGAGATCCGCGACCTTGAGATCTGGCGCGTTGGTAAGGAGGTTCGTAAGCTCCGTCCTGAGAACAACTAA